DNA sequence from the Thermococcus sp. genome:
GGCGGACTCATCCACCGTCAGGAAGTCCCCCTCTATAAGCTTGATATCGGCGGGGATCACGTCGCCCATGCGGAGCCTTACTATATCACCAGGCACGAGTTCCCTCGCGGGGATCGTCTTCCACTGGCCGTTCCGGAGGACCCGGACCTCTAAGGCCAGCTTCTGCTTGAGGTACTCCATGATGTTCTCTGCCTTGTGCTCCTGCCAGAATCCCACGACACCGTTGATTATGAGGAGGCTGAGGATTATCCAGAAGTCTTCCCAATGACGCACCACTGCCGAGAGAACCGCAGCTATCTCTATCATCCATGGAATCGGTCCCCAGAAGTACGAGAGGAACTTCCTGAGCGGGCTTACCTTCTTCTCCGGGATTTCATTGGGGCCGACCTCCTGAAGGCGGCGCTTGACTTCCTCTTCGCTGAGACCGGTCTTGGGATCAACGTTTAGGTACCTCAGGACGTCTTCTGCTTTCATATGCTTTGCCTTTTGGGCTATATCCTGAAGCCTGTCCTCCACCATTATATCGCCCCCAGTGAATTTCTACCTTTTTGTTACTATATTTTCCTGATCCAAGCCCCTTATATACTTTGCTGCTAAAATCCTCACAGGGAGCCCCGATCATGCGATAGTATTTTATTAAAAGCATAATCTTTCCGATAATACTTTATCAACCCCTTTTTTATTATTACAACCAGAAAGCGCCTGTTTTTTTAGAACATTGAACCACTCCCTCGGTTAAGGTTTATTAGGAGGCTGGGTGAAATTGGATGCGGTGGTGAGATGAGAGTCACTGCATCCGCACCGGCTAAGATTATTCTCTTCGGCGAGCACAGCGTGGTTTATGGGAAGCCTGCAATAGCGGCCGCCATAGACCTGAGGACTTACGTAACGGCACGATTCAACGAAAACAGAAGGATAAAAATAGAAGCTCGGGACATTAAAACCCCGGGGCTAATAGTTTCGTTCTCTGAGAATGAGATATATTTCGAGAGCGACTACGGCAAGGCTGCAGAGGTACTTAGCTACGTCAGGCAGGCGATAGAGCTTGTGAGGGAGGAATCTGACAGGAGCGGAAAGGGCGTGACAGTTTCGATAACATCTCAGATTCCCGTTGGCGCGGGCCTTGGTTCTTCGGCGGCGGTTGCGGTTGCGACAATCGGCGCGGTATCCCGGCTCTTCGGCCTTGAGCTGTCCCCTGAGGAGGTGGGGAAGCTGGGTCACAGGGTTGAGCTGCTGGTTCAGGGCGCGTCGAGTGGTATAGACCCGACGGTCTCGGCCATAGGTGGTTTTATACACTACCAGAACGGGAGTTTTGAGCACCTTCCCTTCATGGAGCTCCCACTCGTGGTTGGCTACACCGGCTCAAGTGGCTCTACGAAAGAGCTGGTTGCAATGGTTCGCGAGAGCTACGAGGATATGCCGGAAGTTATCGGGCCGATCCTGAACTCCATGGGTATGCTGGTTGGGAAGGCGAAGGACGTCATCACCGGCGAACACGGGGTCGATCTCAAGTTCGGGCTCTTGGGCAGGCTTATGAACGTTAACCATGGTCTTCTGGATGCCCTTGGAGTTTCCACCAAAAAACTGAGTGAGCTTGTCTACGCGGCCAGAGTTGCCGGTGCACTGGGCGCCAAGATAACCGGGGCTGGAGGGGGGGGCTGTATGTACGCGCTCGCCCCGAAGAGGCAGAGTGAGGTGGCCACGGCGATAAAGATCGCGGGTGGCACGCCGATGATAACCAGAATAAGCCGGGATGGGTTGAGGATAGAGGAGGTTGAAAGATGATAATTGTGAAGATCGGTGGGAGCGTCTTCAGCGATAAGAGCGACCCCAAGTCCTTCAGGGAGGACGTCGTCAGGGAGATAGCGTCCGAACTCGGAGGGTTCTATCCCGAGAACGAGATAATAGTAGTTCATGGCGGCGGTAGCTTTGGGCACCCTCTCGCCCAGCAGTACCGTATCCGGGAGGGCATCGAGCCGGATTCCGACTTCAAAAGGGTGGGATTTTCACTGACCCACCAGGCGATGCTGGAGGTAAACGACCGCATTGTAGAGGCTTTTTTGTCCCAGCACCTCCCCGCTTTTTCGGTCTCCAGCTCCTCGGTTTTCCTTACGGAAGGGGGCGAAGTTGCTTACGGGGACGTTGAGGTCATTAAGAAGCTTCTTGAGCTCAATTTCATTCCCGTTCTCTTCGGCGACGTATCGGTCGACCTAGCGAAGGGCGTGGAGATACTCTCAGGTGACCAGATAATAGCGTACCTCGCCAAGATGTTCCGGCCGGAGAAGGTGATATTTCTAATGGACGTTGATGGGATCTACGATGGCTCCCCGGGGGAAGGGGGCATAATCCAGGATCTAACCGTAGAGGACATCGAACCCCTTCTTGAGAGGCTGAGGTGCACGGTGGAGGGAACCGACGTAACCGGTGGCATCTGCAACAAGCTCCTGAAGGCCAGAGAGATAGCCGAGTATTCGGAAGTCTGGTTCGTCAACGGGAGAATCCCTGGCAGGCTTGGGGGGGCCATTGCGGGGCAGGGATCCGGAACCAGACTGAGGAGGTGAGTCTATGCTGGCTGAGATCATAACTGTTGGGGATGAGCTCTTAACCGGCAACACCGTTGACAGCAACTCCGCTTTCATCGCAAGGGGGCTCACGGAGAGGGGATACTGGGTGCGCAGGATAACCACAGTGGCGGACGACGTGGACGAGATAGTCGCGGCCGTAAGGGAAGCACTTGGAAGACAACCGGCGGTTCTTGTGGTGGCTGGGGGCTTGGGACCGACTCACGACGATGTTACAATGTTAGCCGTCTCAAAGGCGCTTAATCGACCCATGGAACTGAGAGAGGAATCCCTTCGGCTTATAAAGGAATTCTACCGGAAACTTTACGAGGAGGGATTTGTTAACGATCCGGAGATAAACGAGGCCAGAAAAAAGATGGCTTACTTGCCGGAGGGTGCCGAAGCACTCGCCAATCCAGTAGGCGCCGCTCCAGGGGCGTACATCGTACAGGATGGCGTCATGATATTTGTCCTTCCGGGGATGCCTAGAGAGATGAAGGCCATGTTCGAGCGGGAGGTTCTACCGAAGATTGGCGGTAGAAATTTCATCCAGGCGAAGTTTTTGGCGGAGATAACGGACGAGTCTAAGCTGGCTCCACTTCTCAAGGAGGCCCTAAAGAGATTCAACGTCAGGATACACTCCTCGCCAAAGGGCTTTGGCAGGTACATCGGTATCATCCTCTTCGGGGAATCCAGAGAGGAAGTTGATGAGACCGTAAAGTTCTTGGAGGGTCATGGAGTAAGGCTGGAGAATCAGAGGCTCTGAACAGGTCTTACATGCTTGATGCATACGTCAGCGGTGAAGTTATTAACAGATCCGTCCTATCCTCTACGGTGATTACGATGAAGAGGATAGGCATAATCGGTGGTACGAGCCCGGAGTCCACGTTGTATTATTATAGGAAATACATCGAGATATCCCGTGAAAGGTTCGGCCCATATTCCTTCCCGGAGCTCGTTGTATACTCCATGAACTTTCAGGAGTTTAGGGAGAATCCCGAAGGCTGGAAGGGACGGAAGCAGATGCTGATAAACGCCGCGAAGCCCCTTGAAAGGGCAGGTGCGGAGGTAATTGGGATTTCAGCCAACACACCGCATCTGGTTTTTCCGGATGTTCAGAAAGCGGTTGGCGCTAGGATGATCAGCATCATCGATGCCGTGGCACGGGAGGCCGAGAAGAAGGGGCTTCGCAGGCTTCTTCTCCTTGGAACTAAGACGACCACGACGATGCGCTTCTACAGGGACGTCCTTGAGGGACGGGGATTCGAGGTCGTGGTACCTAGTGATGGGGAGGTGGACGAGATCGACAGGATAATCTTTGAGGAGCTAATGTTCGAGAACTTGGAGAGCAAGCCCTGGCTTCTTGACCTTATAGATCGCTACTCTAGGGGAGAAAGTATTGAGGCTGTTATACTTGGCTGTACTGAACTCCCACTGGCGGTAAAGGCGGGGGACGTCGATGTTGACGTTCTTGATACCGCCGAGATACACATGAGGGCACTCATAGAAGCCGCGACTGAGTAGCCAAAAATCTATTAACCCTTCCCTCCTTTTTTAATCGGTGGTGTGAATGGAAGCTTTTGACAAGGAGGAGCTCACGATCATCAGGAAGTTCGAGCACATCGAACACTGCTTGAAGAGAAACGTTCAGGCCCACGTTTCCAACGGTTTTGAGGAGGTGCACTTCGTCCACATGAGCCTGCCTGAGATTGATAAGGACGAGATAGACCTCAGCGTCGAGTTCCTTGGGAGGAGGTTCGACTACCCGATTTTCATAGCTGGAATGACCGGCGGAACGAGGGGCTCCCAGCTCGCCGGAAAAATTAACAGGACCCTCGCTAAAGCCGCCCAAGAGCTCAACATTCCAATGGGCGTTGGCAGCCAGAGGGCGATGATAAGGAAGCCCGAAACTTGGGAGAGCTATTATGTTAGAGACGTCGCTCCCGATGTGTTCCTCGTAGGTAACCTCGGGGCACCGCAGTTCGCCGAGACAATGCCTGACAGGTACGGCATTGATGAGGCTTTAAAGGCCGTCGAGACGATTCAGGCGGACGCTCTGGCGATCCACATGAACCCGCTCCAGGAGAGCGTCCAGCCGGAGGGAGACACGCAGTACCGGGGCGTTTTGAATGCCCTGGCGGAACTCAAGGCCGGGTTCCCCTATCCGATTATAGCGAAGGAAACCGGCGCCGGCGTTTCGATGGAGGTCGCGATAAGGCTTGAGGGCATCGGTATAGACGCTATAGACGTCGGCGGCCTTGGTGGGACTTCATGGAGCGGTGTGGAGTATTACAGAGCTAAAGATGAGAGGAGCAAAAATCTGGCTTTGAAGTTCTGGGACTGGGGCATTCCAACAGCCTTAAGCGTTGCTGAAGTCAGATACGCAACTGACCTGCCCATCATAGCGACCGGGGGAATGAGAGACGGGATAACGATGGCGAAGGCTTTAGCCATGGGAGCTACCTTCGCCGGCGTTGCGTTGCCTCTCCTCCGGCCGGCCGTGAAGGGTGACGTTGATGGTGTAATCAAAGTCCTCCAGCGTTAT
Encoded proteins:
- a CDS encoding aspartate/glutamate racemase family protein; translation: MKRIGIIGGTSPESTLYYYRKYIEISRERFGPYSFPELVVYSMNFQEFRENPEGWKGRKQMLINAAKPLERAGAEVIGISANTPHLVFPDVQKAVGARMISIIDAVAREAEKKGLRRLLLLGTKTTTTMRFYRDVLEGRGFEVVVPSDGEVDEIDRIIFEELMFENLESKPWLLDLIDRYSRGESIEAVILGCTELPLAVKAGDVDVDVLDTAEIHMRALIEAATE
- a CDS encoding mevalonate kinase, with the translated sequence MRVTASAPAKIILFGEHSVVYGKPAIAAAIDLRTYVTARFNENRRIKIEARDIKTPGLIVSFSENEIYFESDYGKAAEVLSYVRQAIELVREESDRSGKGVTVSITSQIPVGAGLGSSAAVAVATIGAVSRLFGLELSPEEVGKLGHRVELLVQGASSGIDPTVSAIGGFIHYQNGSFEHLPFMELPLVVGYTGSSGSTKELVAMVRESYEDMPEVIGPILNSMGMLVGKAKDVITGEHGVDLKFGLLGRLMNVNHGLLDALGVSTKKLSELVYAARVAGALGAKITGAGGGGCMYALAPKRQSEVATAIKIAGGTPMITRISRDGLRIEEVER
- a CDS encoding isopentenyl phosphate kinase, which codes for MIIVKIGGSVFSDKSDPKSFREDVVREIASELGGFYPENEIIVVHGGGSFGHPLAQQYRIREGIEPDSDFKRVGFSLTHQAMLEVNDRIVEAFLSQHLPAFSVSSSSVFLTEGGEVAYGDVEVIKKLLELNFIPVLFGDVSVDLAKGVEILSGDQIIAYLAKMFRPEKVIFLMDVDGIYDGSPGEGGIIQDLTVEDIEPLLERLRCTVEGTDVTGGICNKLLKAREIAEYSEVWFVNGRIPGRLGGAIAGQGSGTRLRR
- the fni gene encoding type 2 isopentenyl-diphosphate Delta-isomerase encodes the protein MEAFDKEELTIIRKFEHIEHCLKRNVQAHVSNGFEEVHFVHMSLPEIDKDEIDLSVEFLGRRFDYPIFIAGMTGGTRGSQLAGKINRTLAKAAQELNIPMGVGSQRAMIRKPETWESYYVRDVAPDVFLVGNLGAPQFAETMPDRYGIDEALKAVETIQADALAIHMNPLQESVQPEGDTQYRGVLNALAELKAGFPYPIIAKETGAGVSMEVAIRLEGIGIDAIDVGGLGGTSWSGVEYYRAKDERSKNLALKFWDWGIPTALSVAEVRYATDLPIIATGGMRDGITMAKALAMGATFAGVALPLLRPAVKGDVDGVIKVLQRYIEEIRNAMFLVGVRNVEELRRVPLVVTGFTREWLEGRIDLAEFLRARPRKA
- a CDS encoding molybdopterin-binding protein, which produces MLAEIITVGDELLTGNTVDSNSAFIARGLTERGYWVRRITTVADDVDEIVAAVREALGRQPAVLVVAGGLGPTHDDVTMLAVSKALNRPMELREESLRLIKEFYRKLYEEGFVNDPEINEARKKMAYLPEGAEALANPVGAAPGAYIVQDGVMIFVLPGMPREMKAMFEREVLPKIGGRNFIQAKFLAEITDESKLAPLLKEALKRFNVRIHSSPKGFGRYIGIILFGESREEVDETVKFLEGHGVRLENQRL